One genomic region from Gemmatimonadaceae bacterium encodes:
- a CDS encoding transglycosylase SLT domain-containing protein — translation MEIAVRLLYLAVAVVSSACRDSDGARPESSALAAASKDSVAVASDDPERQIVLRARAFDRADNLDSARILYEEAARRVPAVKDWLLLRAAGVTRDRLDRVRLLSRIELPVAQDRRRPTDAIALERSGDVEGAIAAYTALGDRLAAIRLGMLVPTDTVKMVEGRRNLVAFLDTSPANQSARDGIALFDKMFTPVTGAENLALARAAFSAGLVARAASGYSRAFAAGHGTSRDHFDNGMMLARLNRDKEAIAEFDRVSAPAPLAAAARYQRALALLALGRRDGARTVLRRITTAYPKDSSAASALLLLSDLATDDMRDAGARSTLVALAGRFPRTRHAPVALFRAGLIAYIAGEYRTAGNELDSVVAQYPQSDDALAAAYWSGRAWRARGDTAAANKRWRQLLAREGASYYSVQSAKRLGVPLLTDRSRDDNYPTLPDIDAATGRIALLKNFGMETEANFEYDRLFRDAPQNPRRLVATAHALAGTNQSSRSIALGHRAVAEIGPSAQNYRLMYPVLERETLIESSKANGIDPVLVASLIRQESNFNPRATSRVGARGLMQLMPSVGRTIAKSKGVAGYTDESLYDPAINIRLGTQHLTALFRRTSQIERVLAAYNAGESRVARWIQKAGANDPELFTERIPFIETRDYVRSIVRNRAFYSALYDW, via the coding sequence GTGGAGATAGCTGTTCGTCTCCTGTATCTGGCGGTCGCAGTCGTTTCATCGGCGTGCAGGGATTCGGACGGGGCGCGACCTGAGTCGTCGGCCCTTGCCGCGGCGTCGAAGGACTCGGTAGCAGTCGCGTCGGACGATCCGGAAAGGCAGATCGTCCTGCGTGCGCGGGCCTTCGACCGCGCCGACAATCTCGACAGCGCTCGCATTCTCTATGAGGAAGCGGCGCGACGCGTGCCGGCGGTGAAGGATTGGCTTCTGCTCCGCGCGGCCGGAGTGACACGCGACAGATTGGATCGCGTGAGGCTGCTCTCGCGGATAGAGCTTCCCGTCGCGCAGGACCGCCGCCGTCCGACCGACGCGATCGCGCTGGAACGGAGCGGCGACGTCGAAGGCGCTATCGCGGCGTACACGGCGCTCGGCGATCGTCTCGCCGCGATCCGGCTCGGCATGCTCGTGCCGACCGACACGGTGAAGATGGTGGAGGGGCGGCGAAATCTTGTCGCATTCCTCGACACATCGCCAGCTAATCAGAGTGCACGCGACGGGATCGCTCTTTTCGACAAGATGTTCACGCCGGTGACTGGTGCGGAGAATCTCGCGCTTGCGCGAGCCGCCTTCTCGGCGGGCCTCGTGGCGCGGGCGGCGTCCGGATACTCCAGGGCATTCGCCGCCGGCCACGGCACGAGCCGCGATCATTTCGACAACGGGATGATGCTCGCGAGACTCAATCGCGACAAGGAAGCGATCGCCGAGTTCGATCGCGTCAGCGCTCCCGCGCCTCTCGCCGCCGCCGCGCGATACCAGCGTGCGCTGGCTCTGCTCGCGCTGGGACGGCGGGACGGGGCGAGAACTGTTCTCCGGCGGATAACGACCGCGTACCCGAAAGACAGCAGCGCGGCGTCGGCGCTGCTCCTTCTGTCCGATCTGGCCACCGACGACATGCGGGATGCAGGCGCGCGTTCCACTCTCGTGGCGCTCGCCGGACGTTTTCCGCGAACGCGTCACGCTCCGGTCGCGTTGTTTCGCGCGGGGCTCATTGCATACATCGCGGGCGAATACCGAACGGCTGGTAACGAGCTCGACTCGGTGGTGGCGCAGTACCCGCAGAGCGACGACGCGCTTGCCGCCGCGTACTGGAGCGGGCGCGCGTGGAGAGCGCGCGGCGACACCGCCGCGGCCAACAAGAGGTGGCGGCAGCTCCTCGCCCGCGAGGGCGCTTCGTACTACTCGGTGCAAAGCGCGAAACGCCTCGGCGTTCCGCTCCTGACCGACCGTTCACGCGACGACAACTATCCGACGTTGCCCGACATAGACGCAGCAACCGGGCGCATCGCGCTGCTCAAGAACTTCGGAATGGAGACGGAAGCAAATTTCGAGTACGACCGCCTTTTCCGCGATGCTCCGCAGAATCCGCGTCGCCTCGTCGCGACCGCACACGCGCTCGCCGGCACGAACCAGTCGTCGCGCTCGATCGCCCTCGGCCATCGCGCCGTGGCCGAGATCGGCCCGAGCGCGCAGAACTATCGGCTGATGTATCCAGTGCTCGAGCGCGAGACGCTGATCGAGAGCTCGAAGGCCAACGGGATCGATCCGGTGCTCGTCGCGTCGCTCATCAGGCAGGAGTCCAACTTCAACCCGCGTGCTACGTCACGCGTCGGCGCACGCGGGTTGATGCAGCTAATGCCATCGGTGGGCAGAACGATCGCGAAATCGAAGGGCGTCGCCGGCTACACCGATGAGTCGCTGTACGATCCGGCGATCAACATCCGCCTCGGCACACAGCACCTGACGGCCCTGTTCAGGCGGACGTCGCAGATCGAGCGCGTCCTGGCCGCCTACAACGCCGGCGAATCGCGTGTCGCAAGGTGGATACAGAAAGCCGGCGCGAACGACCCCGAGCTGTTCACCGAGCGCATCCCTTTCATCGAAACCCGGGACTACGTCCGGAGTATCGTGCGCAATCGGGCGTTCTATTCCGCGCTGTACGATTGGTAG